From Coffea arabica cultivar ET-39 chromosome 2e, Coffea Arabica ET-39 HiFi, whole genome shotgun sequence, the proteins below share one genomic window:
- the LOC140036230 gene encoding uncharacterized protein: protein MPKQVYENQVKIQQECEKVDERKRIEKHERKERKRSVQNEREKAINGTDDEEYNNIFPDDVPSRLPPIRGIEHQIVLIPGAFLPNRPAYRSNPEETKEIQRQVEELLGKGWARESLSPYAVPVILVPKKDGSWRMCTDCRVINVIMVKYRHHIPRFDDMLDELHRTVIFIKIDLKSGYHQIRINEGDEWKTAFNTKYGQVRIVYFDDILIYSKNLDEDLQYVKLVLEYKTSKSNIVANALSQRYILLATLNVKLLGFELIKDLYVTDDDFKLVFEACKREHLYWPNIKKNVEREVARCINAIAPNPRTRKGHDSIFVVVDRFSKMAHFITCHKTDNAPYIADLFFKEVDYDFNPLTPLDLMPLPLSDHTSLDEKRQNKLMSHGDGPFQVLAKVNDNAYHLDLRDEYGISPTFNVADLLPFDVGDDLDMRTNPSQDEGTNEGPPRLQVADSNGSSEALYAPTMNLGPMTRARARKLRESFQAFL, encoded by the exons ATGCCTAAGCAAGTGTATGAGAATCAAGTCAAAATTCAGCAAGAATGTGAGAAAGTTGATGAGCGAAAAAGAATTGAGAAAcatgagagaaaagagagaaaaaggtcCGTGCAAAATGAGAGGGAAAAGGCAATTAATGGGACGGATGATGAG GAATATAATAACATTTTTCCAGACGACGTGCCTAGCAGATTGCCACCCATAAGAGgtattgagcatcaaattgtcCTCATACCTGGAGCATTCCTACCTAATCGTCCCGCGTATAGGAGCAATCCAGAGGAGACGAAAGAAATTCAAAGACAAGTAGAGGAGCTTCTAGGAAAAGGGTGGGCACGAGAGAGCTTAAGTCCCTATGCTGTTCCAGTCATTCTTGTGCCAAAGAAGGATGGGTCTTGGAGGATGTGCACAGACTGCAGAGTCATAAATGTCATAATGGTAAAGTATCGCCATCACATTCCTCGTTTTGATGACATGCTAGATGAATTACATAGGACGGTTATATTTATAAAAATTGACCTAAAATCTGGATATCATCAAATTAGAATCAACGAAGGGGACGAGTGGAAAACTGCGTTTAACACTAAGTACGG GCAAGTTCGTATAGtgtactttgatgatattctcaTTTATAGCAAAAATCTAGATGAAGACTTGCAGTATGTTAAGCTAGTATTGGAG TACAAGACCAGTAAGTCCAATATAGTGGCCAATGCACTGTCACAAAGGTACATCCTTCTTGCTACTCTAAATGTTAAATTACTTGGTTTCGAGCTTATCAAGGACTTATATGTTACTGATGATGATTTTAAATTGGTGTTTGAGGCGTGTAAGCGG GAACACTTATATTGGCCAAATATAAAGAAGAATGTCGAACGAGAAGTTGCTAGGTGCATCAATGCTATCGCGCCAAATCCAAG AACAAGGAAAGGCCACGACTCCATCTTTGTCGTGGTAGATAGATTCTCTAAAATGGCGCACTTTATTACTTGTCACAAAACTGATAATGCACCATATATTGCTGATCTGTTCTTTAAAGAA gtTGATTATGATTTCAACCCATTAACACCACTGGATCTTATGCCTCTACCTTTGAGTGACCATACTAGTCTCGATG AGAAAAGGCAAAACAAGTTGATGTCTCACGGGGATGGACCATTTCAAGTCCTTGCCaaagtcaatgacaacgcatatcATCTTGATCTTCGAGATGAGTATGGCATCAGCCCAACATTTAACGTTGCTGACTTGCTACCTTTTGATGTAGGGGACGACTTGGAtatgaggacaaatccttctcaagatgAGGGGACTAATGAGGGACCACCAAGGCTCCAAGTTGCGGATTCAAATGGCTCGAGTGAGGCCTTATATGCACCAACGATGAACCTTGGGCCAATGACTCGAGCAAGAGCAAGGAAGCTGCGAGAGTCGTTTCAAGCATTCCTATAA